One region of Oryza sativa Japonica Group chromosome 5, ASM3414082v1 genomic DNA includes:
- the LOC4338816 gene encoding pHD finger protein ALFIN-LIKE 5 — MDGGSGGPYTSRTAEEVFRDFRGRRAGMIKALTTDVEKFYQLCDPEKENLCLYGYPNETWEVTLPAEEVPPEIPEPALGINFARDGMNEKDWLALVAVHSDSWLLAVAFYFAARFGFDKEARRRLFNMINNLPTIFEVVTGAAKKQTKEKAPNSTNKPNKPSSKMQPRPESHSKAPKPPAPPKDDDESGDEYADEEEEERDNTLCGSCGTNDGKDEFWICCDSCERWYHGKCVKITPARAEHIKHYKCPDCGNKRARA, encoded by the exons ATGGACGGAGGCTCCGGGGGGCCGTACACCTCCCGCACGGCCGAGGAGGTCTTCCGCGActtccgcggccgccgcgccggcatGATCAAGGCCCTCACCACCG ATGTGGAGAAGTTCTACCAGCTCTGCGACCCAG AAAAGGAGAACTTGTGCCTTTATGGGTACCCTAATGAAACATGGGAAGTTACCTTGCCTGCTGAGGAAGTTCCTCCGGAGATCCCTGAACCAGCTTTAGGAATCAATTTTGCTAGGGACGGCATGAATGAGAAAGACTGGTTGGCACTAGTTGCTGTCCACAGTGATTCATGGCTACTGGCTGTTGCGTTTTATTTCGCAGCACGATTTGGGTTCGACAAAGAGGCCAG GAGGCGGCTCTTCAACATGATAAATAACTTACCTACAATATTTGAAGTTGTGACTGGCGCTGCCAAGAAACAGACCAAGGAGAAGGCGCCCAACAGTACCAACAAGCCCAACAAGCCCAGCTCAAAAATG CAACCAAGACCAGAGTCTCATTCAAAGGCTCCAAAACCACCTGCACCCCCCAAGGATGATGATGAGAGCGGCGATGAGTATgcagacgaggaggaggaggagcgcgacaACACCCTGTGCGGATCTTGTGGAACAAATGATGGCAAAGATGAGTTTTGGATCTGTTGTGATAGTTGCGAGCGGTGGTACCATGGAAAGTGCGTGAAGATCACACCTGCTCGAGCCGAGCATATCAAACACTACAAGTGCCCAGATTGCGGCAACAAGAGGGCAAGGGCATAG
- the LOC4338817 gene encoding protein root UVB sensitive 6, producing MAPAMGMKRPPAAAAATATQTVTLPAPDARAAVRDAVRVAVREAEPPQAPALPPRAPAPAVAVDGVLCLEEVDGRKWSYVVEGGASPGKAGRVSGSGRGRGRGGAASPMGVTFKAVPLQSPLPPVEEIMSFIRSYVVPEGFPDSVTPSYVPYMTWRALKHFFGGAMGVFTTRTLLNSVGVAQSRATSGAVAINWILKDGAGRVGKMLFARQGKKFDYDLKQLRFSGDLLMELGAGIELATAAFPQLFLPMACIANVVKNVAAVTSTSTRTPIYKAYAKGENIGDVTAKGESVGNIADLLGTGLSILISKRNPSLVTSFAFLSCGYLLSSYHEVRSVVLNTLNTARFTVAVDSFIKSGHVPSLKEGNSQETIFNPPWRHQPVAIGSRFGEAFQEPASFVAIRPLFEDERYIVTYNPTKDKVYALLKDQAKPDDILKAAFHAHVLLHFINASHANLNARKRMNSNRSYQNANPLNMDFIPHIAESCKIVTSSYGVFKKKAREQGWIMSESLLNPGRARLCGIVPQ from the exons atggcgccggcgatggggatgaagcggccgccggcggcggcggcggcgacggccacgCAGACCGTCACGCTTCCTGCGCCGgacgcgcgggcggcggtgcgggaCGCGGTGCGCGTCGCCGTGCGGGAGGCCGAGCCGCCGCAGGCCCCGGCGCTGCCGCCGAGGGCGCCCGCGCCGGCGGTCGCGGTGGACGGGGTGCTGTGCCTGGAGGAGGTGGACGGGAGGAAGTGGAGCTACGTGGTGGAGGGGGGCGCGTCCCCCGGGAAGGCCGGGAGGGTcagcgggagcgggagggggagggggaggggtggggCCGCGTCGCCGATGGGTGTCACCTTCAAGGCCGTGCCGCTCcagtcgccgctgccgcccgtcgAG GAAATAATGTCCTTCATTAGGTCATATGTTGTACCTGAAGGCTTTCCGGATAGTGTCACTCCTTCATATGTCCCATACATGACATGGAGAGCATTGAAG CATTTCTTTGGTGGAGCAATGGGTGTATTCACGACAAGAACCTTGCTAAACTCTGTTGGAGTTGCCCAAAGTAGGGCAACATCTGGAGCTGTGGCTATCAACTGGATACTCAAG GATGGAGCTGGCCGAGTTGGAAAAATGCTTTTTGCCCGCCAAGGGAAGAAATTTGACTACGACCTAAAGCAG CTTCGCTTTTCTGGCGATCTCTTGATGGAGTTAGGAGCTGGGATAGAGTTAGCTACGGCAGCTTTCCCTCAACTTTTCCTACCTATGGCTTGCATCGCAAATGTTGTTAAG AATGTTGCTGCTGTTACATCAACCTCGACCCGTACACCAATCTACAAGGCATATGCAAAAGGAGAAAATATTGGAGATGTCACTGCCAAAGGAGAAAGTGTTGGGAACATTGCTGATCTG TTGGGAACTGGTTTGAGCATTTTAATTTCTAAGAGGAATCCATCATTGGTGACTTCATTTGCCTTCTTGTCTTGTGGCTATCTCCTTAGTTCATACCATGAG GTGAGATCTGTTGTGCTGAACACTCTAAACACGGCAAGATTTACTGTGGCAGTTGATTCCTTCATTAAGAGCG GACATGTTCCCTCATTGAAGGAAGGAAACTCACAGGAGACTATATTTAATCCACCATGGCGGCATCAGCCAGTTGCAATAG GATCAAGATTTGGAGAGGCATTTCAGGAACCTGCTTCTTTTGTTGCCATAAGGCCTTTGTTTGAG GATGAGAGGTACATTGTTACATATAACCCAACAAAGGACAAGGTATATGCTTTGCTCAAGGACCAAGCAAAGCCAGATGATATTCTCAAAGCCGCTTTCCAT GCACATGTATTACTACATTTTATTAATGCatcacatgctaacttgaatGCACGGAAGCGGATGAACTCCAATCGGTCATACCAAAATGCAAACCCACTGAACATGGACTTTATACCACACATTGCTGAATCTTGCAAGATTGTCACTTCATCATATGGAGTTTTCAAGAAGAAAGCGAGGGAACAG GGATGGATAATGTCAGAATCATTGCTTAACCCTGGACGAGCTCGGTTGTGTGGAATAGTACCTCAATGA
- the LOC4338815 gene encoding uncharacterized protein, with protein sequence MAAALAAAAAAAAAHHHRLSSSSPAARTRVVHHHRRRRSSSLSFSAPASSHGCPRGARALRRAAAGDGGGNGSGGVSTGTVDPAAASSPSSSLEELYRSCATWTWRGMRMNYLVRGEGPPLLLVHGFGASVGHWRRNIGVLSESYTVYAIDLLGFGASDKPPGFSYTMETWAELILDFLDEVVRRPTVLVGNSVGSLACVIAAADSSRDLVRGLVLLNCSGGMNNKAIVDDWRIKLLLPLLWLIDFLLKQRRIASALFERVKDRSNLKDILLSVYGNKDAVDDELVEIIRGPADGEGALDAFVSTVTGPPGPSPIALMPAVAARSPVLVLWGDRDPFTPIDGPVGRYFSALPSELPNVTLHMLEGVGHCPHDDRPDLVHAKLLPWLDTLPSTTALTPVSSPAA encoded by the exons atggccgccgcgctcgccgccgccgccgccgccgccgccgcccaccaccaccgcctctcctcctcctccccggccgcgcgGACACGAGTAgttcaccaccaccgccgccgccggtcgtcctccctctccttctccgcgcCAGCCTCTTCCCACGGCTGTCCCAGAGGCGCCCGTGCGCtcaggcgcgccgccgccggcgatggaggcggtaacggcagcggcggcgtcagcaCCGGCACGGTGGAcccggccgccgcgtcgtcgccgtcgtcgtcgctggaGGAGCTGTACCGGAGCTGCGCGACGTGGACGTGGAGGGGGATGCGCATGAACTACCTGGTCAGGGGGGAGGgcccgccgctgctgctcgtcCACGGCTTCGGCGCCTCCGTCGGCCACTGGCGCAG GAATATTGGCGTGTTGTCTGAATCCTACACCGTGTACGCGATCGATTTGCTCGGGTTTGGCGCGTCGGACAAGCCTCCTGGATTCTCCTACACGATGGAGACATGGGCCGAG CTGATCCTGGACTTCTTGGACGAGGTTGTGAGGAGGCCCACGGTGCTCGTTGGCAACTCTGTCGGAAGCCTCGCATGCGTCATTGCTGCAGCAG ACTCCAGCAGAGATCTTGTCCGGGGGCTTGTTCTACTGAATTGCTCGGGCGGCATGAACAACAAGGCCATCGTCGACGATTGGAGGATCAAATTGCTCCTTCCTCTGCTATGGCTGATCGACTTCCTGCTGAAGCAAAGGCGGATAGCATCAGCGCTGTTCGAGCGTGTAAAAGACAG GAGCAATCTGAAGGACATCCTGCTCTCTGTCTACGGGAACAAAGACGCTGTGGACGACGAACTAGTCGAG ATCATCAGGGGGCCGGCGGACGGGGAGGGGGCTCTGGACGCGTTCGTGTCGACGGTGACGGGGCCGCCGGGGCCGAGCCCGATCGCGCTgatgccggcggtggcggcgaggtcgccggTGCTGGTGCTGTGGGGGGACCGGGACCCCTTCACCCCGATCGACGGGCCGGTGGGGAGGTACTTCTCCGCGCTCCCCAGCGAGCTCCCCAACGTGACGCTCCACATGCTGGAGGGCGTCGGCCACTGCCCCCACGACGACCGCCCGGACCTCGTCCACGCCAAGCTGCTCCCATGGCTCGAcaccctcccctccaccaccgcGCTGACGCCGGTATCGTCGCCGGCGGCTTAA